One segment of Daphnia magna isolate NIES linkage group LG2, ASM2063170v1.1, whole genome shotgun sequence DNA contains the following:
- the LOC116916301 gene encoding uncharacterized protein LOC116916301, with product MASRKKLLAVFTVFSNFFFVSPFSLPHVNPGLFVIQGVSTCGHGDGYCLLSNSCLVDTDFEGDIEGGHCDGLKHAFNPHADFVCCKYMPAPTTLTPTTVKTKPPPPPPSDDNTSYNLLVIQGGVSTCGNGGGFCLLSDSCSIVQSFESDTEGGHCSGLKDGVNPQAEFVCCKYLDTVTSTTPSPPTEESVSYNVVEIQGGVSTCGQGSGFCILSDSCSLVQGFENDANNGHCSGVSKESDPKAAFVCCQYSLASATNPTTTLATAPVSLDNVMASSPAPTTVDESVSYNELEIQGGVSTCGHGGGFCLLSGSCEFVPGFQSDTNGGHCEGVSKANPNSRAAFVCCKYVPLSKIHNPTTSKNPKVNSPAAITPPSPPVLTSVTSGQRETGSFPEKIGTSTARTSATVVDAKKTLSPFGIFANTNKILSGIQHLIYGGRMRPSAAMQKYGQDIEVASNDKSMVSLIMMGLKLNETTARSDLIN from the exons ATGGCAAGCCGGAAGAAACTTTTAGCTGTATTTACAGTATTCAgcaacttttttttcgtttctccATTTTCGCTACCTCACGTAAATCCAG GTTTATTTGTGATCCAAGGCGTATCAACGTGTGGTCACGGGGATGGCTACTGTCTACTAAGCAACTCTTGTTTAGTGGATACAGATTTTGAGGGTGACATAGAAGGCGGTCATTGTGATGGCTTGAAACACGCTTTTAATCCGCACGCGGATTTTGTGTGTTGCAAATATATGCCTGCTCCGACTACCCTTACGCCAACAACCGTCAAGACCAAACCTCCCCCTCCTCCTCCATCTGATGACAACACTTCCTACA ATTTATTAGTTATCCAAGGCGGTGTGTCGACGTGCGGTAACGGCGGTGGTTTCTGTCTGCTTAGTGATTCTTGCTCAATAGTTCAGAGCTTCGAAAGCGACACGGAAGGTGGCCACTGCAGTGGCTTGAAGGACGGGGTGAATCCGCAGGCGGAATTTGTGTGTTGCAAATATTTAGACACTGTAACTTCCACTACACCATCACCCCCAACAGAAGAATCCGTTTCCTACA ACGTGGTAGAAATCCAAGGCGGTGTATCGACGTGTGGTCAAGGTAGTGGTTTCTGCATTCTCAGTGATTCTTGCTCGCTCGTTCAGGGCTTTGAAAACGACGCAAACAATGGCCATTGCAGTGGCGTGTCAAAAGAATCCGATCCAAAGGCGGCCTTTGTCTGTTGTCAATACTCGCTCGCATCCGCCACTAATCCTACTACCACGCTAGCTACTGCACCTGTTTCTCTTGATAATGTAATGGCTTCAAGTCCTGCGCCAACAACGGTCGACGAATCAGTTTCTTACa ATGAATTGGAGATCCAAGGCGGAGTATCAACTTGTGGACATGGTGGTGGTTTTTGCCTGCTAAGTGGCTCCTGCGAATTCGTTCCAGGCTTTCAAAGCGACACCAACGGCGGTCATTGCGAAGGCGTGTCGAAAGCCAATCCGAATTCACGGGCAGCCTTCGTGTGTTGTAAGTATGTGCCCCTATCCAAAATCCACAACCCAACAACTTCGAAGAATCCCAAAGTTAATTCGCCGGCCGCAATTACACCTCCTTCTCCACCCGTCCTCACTTCCGTTACATCTGGACAACGTGAAACG GGAAGTTTTCCAGAGAAAATCGGTACCTCCACTGCTCGAACTTCAGCGACGGTGGTCGATGCTAAGAAGACCTTATCTCCCTTTGGCATATTTGCTAATACCAACAAAATACTAAGTGGTATTCAACATCTTATTTATGGTGGGCGTATGAGGCCCTCAGCCGCCATGCAGAAATATGGACAAGACATCGAAGTTGCCAGCAATGACAAATCTATGGTTAGTCTTATTATGATGGGTTTGAAGTTGAATGAGACCACAGCTCGATCAGATTTAATTAACTAA
- the LOC116916298 gene encoding cyclic AMP-dependent transcription factor ATF-7 isoform X1, whose protein sequence is MVDDEKPFPCTSPGCSMRFTNEDHLSIHKRRHMSLSIESSNGSKTSNFVADETPTPTRFIRNCEEVGLFQDLNVNPFDEQFRRAAEVTTHLSPSTLPSADDVLHTPHVFPVLPTEPEGVTQLPPPKSANVKKHYLMPSLSTSECLTLPSPTTTPVPTPLITVTPPTSERFADTREDKTLSSSSDYDKTISIPLTSCSPRKDRTKKSNIHQNNGIKTTTNPTVNIMPRPVLQSSAAASDPMTALLLRLPDGRLVQIPAIPVPTETDTSNLGVSSAASPVGVENGANKIRPMRPIMSETKLKLKQALTKTRAPIQPLNGTSTCGTSDASGTDTELLPNSDTVMNVVDSTQRKNRRRSYNSASDQDLDEEESEKRRRFLERNRAAAFRSRQKRKRWVTNLEAKTNVMNTANKLLQNEVMSLRNEVAQLKLQLLAHKDCPVTLAMCQQQHVTMNSSTDGLAPGGKSNGVTTPTSANFNSTVSNISTSRQIIILNSSNQNPTPLPILTRSKPTHPSLIMVPRVENSVAIVPHPSDSGQQTSVIMSIKDI, encoded by the exons ATGGTTGACGACGAGAAGCCTTTCCCATGCACCAGTCCTGGTTGCTCGATG AGGTTCACGAATGAAGATCACTTGAGCATACACAAGAGAAGACACATGTCTTTATCCATTGAATCAAGTAATGGCTCAAAAACCTCTAACTTTGTGG CTGATGAAACTCCAACCCCAACAAGATTTATCAGGAACTGTGAAGAAGTGGGACTTTTTCAAGATTTGAATGTTAATCCTTTTGATG AGCAATTTAGAAGAGCAGCTGAGGTCACTACTCACCTAAGCCCTTCTACTCTTCCCTCAGCTGATGATGTTCTCCACACCCCTCATGTCTTTCCTGTGCTTCCAACAGAACCAGAAGGAGTTACACAGTTACCACCACCAAAATCAGCCAATGTTAAAAAACATTACCTTATGCCATCCCTTTCCACATCAGAATGTTTGACCCTTCCATCTCCAACAACAACTCCCGTACCTACTCCATTAATTACTGTAACTCCTCCTACATCTGAGAGATTTGCCGACACAAGAGAAGATAAGACGTTATCCTCATCGTCTGATTACGACAAAACGATTTCCATCCCTTTAACTAGCTGCAGCCCAAGAAAAGATCGAACCAAGAAAAGTAACATCCACCAAAACAATGGCattaaaacaacaacgaaCCCTACCGTGAATATAATGCCTCGCCCAGTTCTTCAGTCATCAGCTGCTGCTAGTGATCCAATGACAGCGCTTCTTCTCCGTCTTCCCGATGGACGGTTAGTCCAGATTCCAGCTATACCTGTTCCTACAGAAACAGACACTTCTAACTTAGGGGTGTCCTCCGCAGCGTCTCCGGTTGGCGTGGAAAACGGTGCTAATAAAATCCGTCCGATGAGACCGATCATGTCGGAAACGAAATTG aaATTGAAACAAGCGTTAACGAAGACGAGGGCCCCCATTCAGCCCTTAAATGGCACTTCCACTTGTGGCACCAGTGACGCAAGCGGCACTGATACAGAGCTTCTACCTAACTCGGATACG GTTATGAATGTGGTTGATTCTACACAGAGAAAAAATAGACGACGTAGTTACAATTCGGCATCTGATCAGGACTTAGATGAAGAGGAAAGCGAGAAACGCAGGCGTTTCTTGGAACGGAATCG agCTGCTGCATTCCGCTCTCGTCAAAAGAGAAAGCGATGGGTGACGAATCTGGAAGCCAAGACTAATGTTATGAACACAGCAAATAAATTACTGCAGAATGAGGTGATGTCTTTAAGGAACGAGGTAGCCCAGCTAAAATTACAACTTTTAGCTCACAAGGACTGCCCTGTGACTCTTGCAATGTGTCAGCAGCAGCATGTTACCATGAACAGTA gCACTGATGGCTTAGCTCCTGGAGGTAAATCAAATGGTGTAACGACCCCAACATCCGCGAATTTCAACTCAACTGTTTCGAATATATCAACCTCGCGTCAAATAATTATACTGAATTCTTCAAATCAGAATCCAACACCCTTACCTATCTTAACAAGGAGTAAACCTACACATCCTTCACTCATTATGGTTCCTAGAGTAGAAAATAGTGTGGCAATTGTGCCTCATCCTTCAGATTCTGGACAGCAGACCTCTGTTATCATGTCAATTAAAGatatttga
- the LOC116916298 gene encoding cyclic AMP-dependent transcription factor ATF-7 isoform X2 codes for MVDDEKPFPCTSPGCSMRFTNEDHLSIHKRRHMSLSIESSNGSKTSNFVADETPTPTRFIRNCEEVGLFQDLNVNPFDEQFRRAAEVTTHLSPSTLPSADDVLHTPHVFPVLPTEPEGVTQLPPPKSANVKKHYLMPSLSTSECLTLPSPTTTPVPTPLITVTPPTSERFADTREDKTLSSSSDYDKTISIPLTSCSPRKDRTKKSNIHQNNGIKTTTNPTVNIMPRPVLQSSAAASDPMTALLLRLPDGRLVQIPAIPVPTETDTSNLGVSSAASPVGVENGANKIRPMRPIMSETKLKLKQALTKTRAPIQPLNGTSTCGTSDASGTDTELLPNSDTVMNVVDSTQRKNRRRSYNSASDQDLDEEESEKRRRFLERNRAAAFRSRQKRKRWVTNLEAKTNVMNTANKLLQNEVMSLRNEVAQLKLQLLAHKDCPVTLAMCQQQHVTMNSTDGLAPGGKSNGVTTPTSANFNSTVSNISTSRQIIILNSSNQNPTPLPILTRSKPTHPSLIMVPRVENSVAIVPHPSDSGQQTSVIMSIKDI; via the exons ATGGTTGACGACGAGAAGCCTTTCCCATGCACCAGTCCTGGTTGCTCGATG AGGTTCACGAATGAAGATCACTTGAGCATACACAAGAGAAGACACATGTCTTTATCCATTGAATCAAGTAATGGCTCAAAAACCTCTAACTTTGTGG CTGATGAAACTCCAACCCCAACAAGATTTATCAGGAACTGTGAAGAAGTGGGACTTTTTCAAGATTTGAATGTTAATCCTTTTGATG AGCAATTTAGAAGAGCAGCTGAGGTCACTACTCACCTAAGCCCTTCTACTCTTCCCTCAGCTGATGATGTTCTCCACACCCCTCATGTCTTTCCTGTGCTTCCAACAGAACCAGAAGGAGTTACACAGTTACCACCACCAAAATCAGCCAATGTTAAAAAACATTACCTTATGCCATCCCTTTCCACATCAGAATGTTTGACCCTTCCATCTCCAACAACAACTCCCGTACCTACTCCATTAATTACTGTAACTCCTCCTACATCTGAGAGATTTGCCGACACAAGAGAAGATAAGACGTTATCCTCATCGTCTGATTACGACAAAACGATTTCCATCCCTTTAACTAGCTGCAGCCCAAGAAAAGATCGAACCAAGAAAAGTAACATCCACCAAAACAATGGCattaaaacaacaacgaaCCCTACCGTGAATATAATGCCTCGCCCAGTTCTTCAGTCATCAGCTGCTGCTAGTGATCCAATGACAGCGCTTCTTCTCCGTCTTCCCGATGGACGGTTAGTCCAGATTCCAGCTATACCTGTTCCTACAGAAACAGACACTTCTAACTTAGGGGTGTCCTCCGCAGCGTCTCCGGTTGGCGTGGAAAACGGTGCTAATAAAATCCGTCCGATGAGACCGATCATGTCGGAAACGAAATTG aaATTGAAACAAGCGTTAACGAAGACGAGGGCCCCCATTCAGCCCTTAAATGGCACTTCCACTTGTGGCACCAGTGACGCAAGCGGCACTGATACAGAGCTTCTACCTAACTCGGATACG GTTATGAATGTGGTTGATTCTACACAGAGAAAAAATAGACGACGTAGTTACAATTCGGCATCTGATCAGGACTTAGATGAAGAGGAAAGCGAGAAACGCAGGCGTTTCTTGGAACGGAATCG agCTGCTGCATTCCGCTCTCGTCAAAAGAGAAAGCGATGGGTGACGAATCTGGAAGCCAAGACTAATGTTATGAACACAGCAAATAAATTACTGCAGAATGAGGTGATGTCTTTAAGGAACGAGGTAGCCCAGCTAAAATTACAACTTTTAGCTCACAAGGACTGCCCTGTGACTCTTGCAATGTGTCAGCAGCAGCATGTTACCATGAACA gCACTGATGGCTTAGCTCCTGGAGGTAAATCAAATGGTGTAACGACCCCAACATCCGCGAATTTCAACTCAACTGTTTCGAATATATCAACCTCGCGTCAAATAATTATACTGAATTCTTCAAATCAGAATCCAACACCCTTACCTATCTTAACAAGGAGTAAACCTACACATCCTTCACTCATTATGGTTCCTAGAGTAGAAAATAGTGTGGCAATTGTGCCTCATCCTTCAGATTCTGGACAGCAGACCTCTGTTATCATGTCAATTAAAGatatttga
- the LOC116916296 gene encoding dihydrolipoyllysine-residue acetyltransferase component of pyruvate dehydrogenase complex, mitochondrial, whose product MFRSSLVRKACVAKITLENASKTRNGARKLSTVIFQKEIPRETFVDKSSGYSAISMMTGLHKTSVRMYASGSLPSHKRVELPALSPTMESGTLISWEKQEGDKLNEGDLLAEIETDKATMGFETPEEGYLAKIMIPAGSKDVPIGKLVCIIVDNAEDVAAFKDFKDDGTAATASAPTTLQTETTTPSQPASALSAPTSSSSTETSNRIFASPLARKMAAEKGISLASVSGGSGFEGSITAKDLDKVPVSPKPAATTPVASQAAAPLQPVPGQKFRDLPVTNIRGVIAKRLLQSKQSIPHYYLTVDVTMDSVLSLRQEFNALLGKDGGKLSVNDFVIKAAALACRKVPEVNSSWQETFIRQYDTVDISVAVSTDRGLITPIVFNAERKGLASISADVRTLAGKARDGKLQPHEFQGGTFSISNLGMFGVRNFTAIINPPQSCILAVGGTEKRLVVDTSAEQGFRAANVMTVTLSSDHRVVDGAVGAQWLAAFKSYLEKPSTMLL is encoded by the exons ATGTTCCGGTCATCTTTAGTTCGAAAGGCTTGTGTGGCGAAAATTACTTTAGAAAATGCATCGAAGACACGAAATGGAGCAAGGAAACTTTCGACGGTGATATTCCAGAAGGAAATTCCAAG GGAAACATTTGTTGATAAAAGCTCTGGGTATTCAGCAATTTCAATGATGACTGGACTACACAAGACTTCAGTAAGAATGTATGCAAGTGGTTCACTTCCTTCCCATAAAAGGGTTGAATTGCCAGCATTGTCTCCCACTATGGAATCTGGAACTCTCATTAGCTGGGAAAAGCAAGAAG GTGACAAACTTAATGAAGGAGATTTGCTAGCTGAAATTGAAACTGACAAGGCTACCATGGGATTTGAAACACCTGAAGAAGGATATTTGGCAAAAATTATGATTCCTGCTGGCTCAAAAGATGTCCCAATTGGAAAACTTGTTTGCATCATTGTCGACAATGCTGAAGATGTGGCGGCTTTCAAAGATTTCAAAGACGATGGGACTGCTGCCACCGCATCTGCCCCTACAACCTTACAAACCGAAACTACCACGCCATCCCAACCAGCATCTGCATTAAGTG CTCCGACATCCTCGTCTAGCACCGAAACTTCGAATAGGATATTTGCGTCACCATTGGCCCGGAAAATGGCTGCCGAGAAAGGAATTTCGTTGGCCTCGGTTTCTGGTGGCTCAGGATTCGAAGGATCCATCACAGCCAAAGACCTTGATAAGGTACCAGTGTCTCCCAAACCGGCTGCTACAACCCCAGTTGCATCACAAGCAGCTGCTCCTCTACAGCCAGTTCCAGGACAGAAATTCAGGGATCTTCCTGTTACCAATATCAGAGGCGTCATTGCCAAACGTCTGTTGCAGTCTAAACAATCCATCCCTCATTATTACTTAACG GTGGACGTTACCATGGATTCAGTGCTTTCGCTCCGTCAGGAATTTAATGCCCTGCTAGGTAAAGACGGCGGCAAGCTGAGTGTAAACGATTTTGTCATCAAAGCTGCTGCATTAGCCTGTCGCAAAGTACCAGAAGTCAATTCCTCGTGGCAAGAAACCTTCATCCGACA GTACGACACAGTGGATATCAGTGTAGCTGTGAGCACCGATCGAGGACTCATCACACCCATTGTTTTCAATGCTGAGAGAAAAGGCTTGGCATCGATCAGTGCCGATGTACGCACGTTAGCTGGTAAAGCTCGTGATGGAAAGCTTCAGCCCCATGAGTTCCAA GGTGGCACATTTTCCATCTCGAACCTTGGCATGTTCGGAGTACGGAACTTCACAGCCATTATAAACCCACCTCAGTCGTGCATTTTGGCCGTTGGCGGAACGGAAAAACGATTGGTCGTTGACACATCAGCAGAGCAAGGTTTCCGTGCTGCCAATGTCATGACCGTGACACTAAGCAGTGATCATCGAGTTGTCGATGGTGCAGTAGGTGCCCAGTGGCTCGCTGCTTTCAAGAGTTACCTTGAAAAACCAAGCACAATGCTTTTGtaa
- the LOC116916297 gene encoding polypeptide N-acetylgalactosaminyltransferase 1, whose amino-acid sequence MRFARCVKLLIAVVSSLFILWLANKPRARHDDLGWDLKNDDVAIPIKFGKNQREYIDSRGIHVVVGRYVGDSLPGPSYPNLTDEVLNENNFDPIPSQGEWGEPVAILPHEQSKSQSLYRIHRFNLLASDRIPLNRTLPDIRKPQCKVLTYNINELPTTSVIIVFHNEAWSTLLRTVHSVINRSPAKVLWEIILVDDASNRTFLGKPLEDHVSKLPVTVMVLRSDKRIGLVRARLMGARKATGDVLTFLDAHCETTVGWLEPLLYRIKTNPNSAVCPIIDIISDDSFALLRSFELHHGGMSWNLHFRWFGASETLMSERRGNMTIPFRTPVMAGGLFSIGRDYFEKIGTYDDQMDIWGGENIEMSLRIWQCGGRVETSPCSHVAHVFRKSSPYTFPGGVNQILYSNLARAALVWMDEWKEFFFKMNPEANRLRDAQSIRSRLALRDRLKCNDFNWYLKNVWPENFFPAPDRFFGKVIHKATGKCLERPLGGGGVSQPVGRLKLVPCVTQWFDAHLWVATWNSTKKDGSTHVGYIMSDESLCVDDLDGEARAMACSGFSKQLWYHNLRTNAIVHGNSGRCLSISRPPEIPGEVSVHNCDGSSEQQWTLQSESWS is encoded by the exons ATGCGGTTTGCAAGGTGTGTTAAACTACTGATTGCTGTAGTTTCAAGCTTGTTTATTCTATGGCTGGCCAACAAGCCAAGAGCAAGGCACGATGATTTAGGATGGGActtgaaaaatgatgatgtCGCTATACCCATTAA gTTTGGGAAAAATCAAAGAGAGTATATCGACTCTCGAGGCATTCATGTTGTTGTTGGACGATATGTTGGAGATTCATTGCCTGGTCCTTCTTACCCAAATTTAACTGATGAAGTTTTAAACGAGAACAACTTTGATCCCATCCCATCACAAGGAGAATGGGGTGAACCAGTTGCCATTCTACCTCATGAGCAGTCCAAGTCACAGAGCTTGTACAGGATACACAGATTCAACCTCCTTGCTAGTGACCGGATTCCTTTGAATAGGACACTACCAGATATTAGAAAACCACA GTGCAAAGTTCTGACTTACAATATCAATGAACTTCCCACTACTTCAGTTATCATTGTGTTTCATAATGAGGCATGGAGTACTTTGCTGAGAACAGTTCACTCTGTTATAAATCGATCACCAGCCAAGGTGTTATGGGAGATCATTCTTGTAGATGATGCAAGCAACAGAA CTTTCCTAGGGAAGCCACTGGAAGATCATGTTAGCAAATTACCTGTAACAGTTATGGTTTTACGATCAGACAAGAGAATTGGCCTGGTACGAGCCAGACTCATGGGAGCTCGCAAGGCCACTG GCGATGTGCTAACGTTTCTGGACGCCCACTGCGAAACTACTGTTGGGTGGCTTGAGCCACTTCTATATCGTATAAAAACGAACCCAAACTCAGCCGTATGTCCAATAATTGACATTATTAGTGACGACAGTTTTGCTCTCTTGCGAAGTTTCGAGCTTCATCACGGAGGTATGTCGTGGAATCTTCACTTTCGATGGTTTGGTGCTTCGGAAACCTTAATGTCG GAAAGACGTGGCAACATGACCATTCCTTTCAGGACTCCAGTGATGGCAGGCGGATTGTTTTCAATTGGCAGAGATTATTTTGAAAAGATTGGAACATACGACGACCAGATGGATATCTGGGGTGGTGAGAACATTGAAATGTCTTTACGA ATTTGGCAGTGTGGTGGTCGAGTAGAAACGTCCCCATGTAGTCATGTCGCTCACGTTTTCCGGAAATCGAGTCCTTACACCTTTCCAGGTGGGGTGAATCAAATCCTCTATTCAAATCTTGCTAGAGCTGCGCTGGTATGGATGGACGAATGGAaagaattctttttcaaaatgaacCCTG AAGCCAACCGTCTTCGTGATGCTCAGTCCATACGGTCACGTCTTGCGTTGCGTGATCGGCTGAAATGCAATGATTTTAATTGGTACTTGAAGAACGTTTGGCCTGAAAACTTCTTCCCCGCACCAGACAGATTTTTTGGAAAG GTCATTCATAAAGCAACTGGTAAATGTTTAGAACGACCCCTTGGCGGTGGAGGTGTATCCCAACCGGTTGGGCGCCTAAAGCTTGTTCCATGCGTTACGCAGTGGTTTGATGCACATTTGTGGGTTGCCACATGGAATAGTACCAAAAAAGATGGTAGTACGCATGTCGGTTATATTATGTCCGACGAATCGCTTTGTGTCGATGATTTGGACGGTGAAGCTCGTGCCATGGCTTGCTCTGGATTTAGCAAGCAACTATGGTATCATAATTTGAGAACCAACGCCATTGTTCATGGCAATTCCGGCCGATGTTTGTCCATTTCGCGTCCGCCAGAAATTCCAGGAGAGGTTTCCGTTCATAATTGCGATGGTTCGTCGGAGCAGCAGTGGACTCTACAGTCGGAGTCTTGGAGTTGA